DNA from Dama dama isolate Ldn47 chromosome 5, ASM3311817v1, whole genome shotgun sequence:
GAGGCTGTGGCCAGGCGCAGGGCCACGGCCGGGAGGGTGCCCAGCTGGCTCTAGGGAAGCCGTGTGCCCAGGGAGCGGGAGCCCGCCTTCCACGTGCGGCCCGACCAGGCCAGAGGCCGGGACCACGGCCACAGGAGCCACGCCAGATATCCACCCGTGCCATGAGGCGTCTCCGCTCAGCTGGCTCGGCCCCTGCATGGGTCACCGACATGGACCTCCAGGTGGCATCTGGCCAGAGGACCGGAGACTCACGAGGTGAGACCCCTGAGCTGCCAGCACTGGTCACACTCCGGTCGTTCCAGGGTCCACAGGGAGGGCGTGGGGAGGTGATGGGAGCGTCTTGGCTGAATctcctgatggaaagagctggcAGCGGGGTTTGGGGGGGTGAGGAAGAGGCCCGCCAGGCAGAGGCGGGCGATGGAGGAGCCCAGGTGGGCGGGGACAGTGCACACCATAGAGAGGTGAGGTTATGGAGCTCGGGAAGATCACTTGCGAGGCCCTCCTGAAGGCCACAAGCCCTGAAGACACAGAATAAGGGATGCAGAAAGAAGGCCAGGCCAGAGAGGGGCCAGCAGGGGCTCGGGGCCAGGcatgctcccccctcccccagctcccgtAGCCAGCAGGGTGGGCGGCGGAGCGTTTCCGGCTGAGGACAGGGAGCCCATTGAGACGGACAGCAGGGCTCTGTGAACGGCCAGACGGTCTTGTTTGTGCCAGACGTGGCCCGGTTAGAGGCTGTGCCCCTGGCCTGCTGCCCCCTGGCCCCAGCCTCTGACCCGCCCCAGACACACCAAAGAGCTTGGGGCCCCGAGTGTCACAGCGGTGGCCAGTGGGGAAGGCGCAGGGCAGGAGTCGCTGCACACGGGCTCCTTCCTTGTAACCACCCTATCTGTTCCTGCCCGCCCGCCTGGCGTCACCAGCTGCCAGTGGAGGGGGGGTGGGCTGAGTGGATGCCCAACACATTGGATAAAAAGCTGAAGGCTGGGCAGACAGATAGGACCCACTTCCCACGTGGTCTTGGGGGACCACACCTGGGCTCCCAGACGCCACTTGGGTCAAGGGGTGCCAGGTTTCTTGGGGTGACGTCCTTGTCAAGAGGCCCAGCAGAGAGGAAGTGGGCAGACCatggtggtggggggggaggcactttattcagaaagctttGGCCAAGCCCCTGCCGAGAGGAGCCCATCCTGGGGCCccccaggggtgggggggtgggagcaGCCCTGCCGGGGGCCTATAAATACATCTCCTCAGGCCACTGGAGTTGCCCCTCGAATTCCCAGGCATGTGGGGTGCTGGGAGGCCATCAAAACCAGCTCGACAgcagagggggctggggaggctggggaggacTGGTTGGGGGACAGCCAAGCCCCCTGAGGAGCAGAGACCagccctcctccccaggctcctgtCAACCAGAGGCCCTGGGGCTCGGCCAGTGGAAGGAGCCTCTGGCCAGGGTCGCGGGGAGGGAGCCTCCAGCCAGAGGCGCCAGGCCCTGACCGGAGAGGCATCCCGGGTGGAAGTGCTTCTGGCCCCAGCCAGTGAGAAGGTGGCCCAGAGGAGGCACTCTGGGCCAGTGGGAGGTGTCCTCTAGACAgagccctccagcccctggccttgGAGAGCCCAGCAGGCAGGCGGGAGCCCTCCCCAGGGAGGCTGTGGGAAGGGAGGGGTCAGCGAAGCGCCTGTCAGGCCTCAGCCACTGGGATGGGGCTTCCTGCCGCAGCAAGCACGGGCCCGTCCAGGAGGGCCGCGGGCCGAACCAGCGAGACGCAGCGTCCCGCCCTGCAGCTCCCGTGGCAGAGGAGGGCGCGCAGGGCGCGCAGGGCGCGGGGCGCCAAGCAGTGTTGCTAAGCGGGGAAGTTGCAGGCCCGTGGGCCGCCCTTACTACAGCGTGGGCGCGCCCGCCCGGCCCGGCTCGCCCGCCAGCTCCCGGCTCTTCTTGCGGGGCGGCTTCTGAATGGGGGTTTTCTTTCGAGGGGTGTCGGATCCAGGCGTGCCGGCTGCCGCCTTTTCGGGCCCCGGGGCCTCGGGCGCGGGGGGCGAACGGGCTGGCGAGGAGGGAGGCACGGAGCGCTTGGCCTTCTGCGGAGGCGCCGGCTTCTCTCGGGGGCCCTGCATGCCCGGGGGCCCCTCGGCGCGGCCCAGGCTGCGAGTCTTGTCGCGCAGCTCGGCGGCCAGCATGGAGGCAGCCTCGGGAGCGCTGCGCGGGGGCCCGCCAGCGTCCGTGGGCTCTGGGAGGCCCGGGCCGCGGCCCCGAGCCCGAGCCCGAGGAGGGGAGGGTGCCGCGAGGGCCGGCCCCTCCTCCGCCAGCCCGGGGGGCCGCGCCGACGTGTCGCTGGGCGTCCGTTTCCTCTTGCTGGGGCTGGGAGCGGCCCCGGGGCCCGCGGGTGGAGGCGAGGGCGCACGGGCTGCGGCGGCAGCCCCGGCACCGTGCTTGCCATGGATCCAGGACACCTTGGGTTTGGTGGCGGGGTCGGGTGGTGGCGGCTTCCGGCGCTCGGGCGATGGCGAAAGCGACAGACCTCGGGCCTCGTCTTGGACCCGGGCCGGCCGGGCCTCGCGCCTGGCCACACGCGCATACAGCGCCCCTCCGGGCCCGTCACCGCTGCATGCCGACCGCTCGCTGTCGGAGGACGCGGGGAGGGGCGCAGCCTCCTCGGCCGGCGTGGTCACTGGCGCCGCGGCGGGGACCTCCGAATCCCGGCTCTCGGCGGCCGCCTCTGACCAGGGAAGAGCGGGACGGTCACCGCCCACGGGAAGAGCTCGGCCCTCCAGCCTACAGGCACAAGCCCCCGCCGGCGCCCCCTCCTGtcctcttcccacccccactGGCGCTCAAGCGTCCTGGCATCCAAACAGGCCTGGCTCGCTCCCGGCTGACCGCTGACTTGGAGCCCCAAGGCAGGACGAGGGGCTCCTTCCTGGGCCGCAGCCCCACCTCGGCCCCCTGCACCTCTCCCCCACCGCCACCATCGCCATATCTGACCCTCGATTCCTTATCCTACTTTAAGAGCAAGGCCTTCCAGGGCTCAGGGTCACCTGGTCACCTGCCCAGGATCATTCACGGGGATGGtagcaggaggagaggggccaGAAGTCCAGTGAGTGAGGTTGCTTCCTGACGTTTGTGAGCCAAGGCTTCCCGGGAAAGTGTGCCTCCAGACCTCAAAGACTCCCTTTCCTGTCTCCTcttgccagcccctcccccagccaagAAACTTCTCTCTGCCTGGTCTCCCCAGATGTGAACCTGGCTGTGGCTACCTCCCCAGACCCCCCAGCCCAGTCTGGTGCTGGGCAGCACAGAAGCCTGACCTGCAGCCTCAGCTGTGTGCCCACCCACCAGCTGACAGCATCACCAGCCCTTCCTGCCTGTCCCTCTGAGCACAGAGGTCTTTTCAGCGAGAATCCTTCACTGGGTCAGAGCGAGAGGGGTCCTCACCCCAAAGAGAGGCCAACTCACCCTCGTGGGGTACGCAGTACACGGGGCCTTCATCCGTGGTAtcgaaggaggagaaggaggcccGGGAGGACCACGATGGTGAGGGCTGCTCGAGCCCCGAGGGCGGCTCCAGGAAGCTGCAGTTCAGTGTGTTGTCCAGGTCGTGATGGGCCACTGGGGAGGACGGGGGCACAGCTGCCAGGGGCCCTGCCTTGCCCAGCCAGGGCCCTCACCAGCCCTCCTGCCACAGTGAGGTAGGGACCCAACAAGCTGTACCCCAAGATTCTGAGTAGGACAGGCCTCTCCCAGCAGCCAGGGAGCTGACCGAGGTCAGGCCGAAAGTTGTGAAAACAGGGAGCACCTAGCTGGGAGAGGCATCAGGCCCTCCAGGCCATGCTTCAGACCCTGCCCCGAGCAGTTTCTGAGAGCAAACGCGCAGTGGGGAGGCCACCTTTTGGCTCAGCCCACCTCAGCAGGCTGCCACCCCCAGGCACGGCCTCGGCCTCGACAGATGTAGGCCCTGCCAACAGGGAATCGCAGAGCCTGCCAGCCTGTCCCCCTCGCACAAACAGGAGGCGGGCTCCAGCCCCTACACCCGCGTCCACAGACCGCACCAAGCTGACTGGGCCCAGCGTGGCTTTTCTCAGCTGTCTCCACCTTTACCTCCCAGGAGACTTCATCACCTCGTGCCCTTCATCTTTGGAAACGACCGGGAAAGACACAGAGCGTGCACCCCGGTGTGAACCAgtgcagagagaggagagaaaacgGCACGCCCTGCAACCCGCAGCTGACCCGTCCTGACATCGCGGTGGGGCCCAGGGGTCAGCCTGCCCCCTTTCCAGATAAGACCCTGGGCACTGACAGAAATCTGGGCCGGGGGCGGGGACTTCTTGCGGCAGGGCATTCCCACGCACAGGTCCCGCGTCCACCTGCGGCTCCGCACCAGGACAGACGGTGCGTTCACTCCTGCAGACTGCGGGGCGACGGGACGTCCAGGCCACCCCCCTGCCTTCCTCCCGGGCTCCCCCGTACCCGCGAGCCCTCTTTCCTCGCCCTGGGCGCACCCCTCCTCGACGCTCCCATGGACAATCAAAGCCCCGCCGTCCCTATACTGACCCGGTCACGGCCACTTTCCGGCAGCCGCCTGCGTCCGAGGTGTTCCCCGGTCATCCTTACCTACGACCTTGGGCAGCTTCTGCCTGCGGAGCGGGATCCGGGGAAGCTTCATGCTGATACGACTGAAGCGTCCGCACAAGCGCTGTGGCGCCTTCTTCCTCCCCAGTGAGAGCTCCCTGCGGGGTCGGGGCCTGAGCGAAGGGGACTGAGCCTTGCCTTGGCCGGAGGGGCGGGGCGAGTCAGCCGGCGCCCATCCACGGGCGGCCGGGCGGTGCCTACAGTGGACGCGGCCCCTCGGGGCGGGGCCTGAGcaaaggggcggggcggggcggcgagCGGGGCCTCAGCTAACCGGGGCCGGGGCCTACAGTGTTCTGGGCCCCTCGGGGCGGGGCCTGAACTAACGGGGGCGGTgccactgggggtggggcggggccgggaAGGGCGACCGCGCGCCGTGCTCCGGGCTAGGGCCGGGCGGCGAAGCCTCACCCGCGCGCTGGGTCCTTGCCGCGGCAGGCGCAGCAGCAGCCGAGCAGCGAGAGTAGCAGGCCGAGGAGCAGGGCGAGCAGCGCCCCCGCGCCCATCACGCCCTTGCGCTGGTTGGTCTCTGTGGGGAGCGCCCGATCAGAGCGGGGGCCAGCGACCCCCGCGCCTCCACCCGGCGGCCCCTACCCACTCACCCAGGCGGCAGGCACCGGTGACCGGGTCGCACGAGTCCTCGTGGCAGCTGCAGGCCTGGGCGCAGTCCACGCCGTGGAGCCCGGGCGGGCACGTCAGGTTACAGCTGCGGGGGCGCGAGGTCAGGGAGGCGGGCGGGGTCTGGGGGCGCCGCCGAGCTGCCCTCCGAGACGCCTCCCGCGCTCGACCCCGCGGCCGGCCGGCCCCGCGTTCCCTGGCTCCACTCTCTAGGGACTGcggccacccccacctccagcacGTCCTGGGCGATCAGTGTTTTGGAAACGAATGGGTGCGCTCCAGCGCCGGGGAGTCTGGGGGACCGGCCAAGATCACTGGCCGCGGTGCCCACTTCGGGGCTGACTCTTGATGTGCAGGGAATAGGCTGCCGGACCAGACCCGTGGGTCTACGTGGAGGTCCCCGCGCACTTCATATCATCAGCTCAGGGGAGCCCACTGACCACAGGCTGACCTGGCCGCCAGATCCGGCTCGAACGCCAGCTCCACGCCAGGGCAGGAAACTGCCTCCCAAGAGCCCCTGGTCGCTCCCTAGCTGGCTGAGGGCCAAGCCTGGGTCCCGCCTGGTCACCAGTAGAGCAGCCTCTGGGGTCTGGCTGGAGCCCTGTGCCGGATTCTGACTCAGACCTCTCGCCCCCGAGCACTCACTGCGGCCCGTGGACGCCCGGGCTGCAGAGGCATCGTCCGGACTGGAAGTCGCAGTGGCCGCTCCCGCAGTCGGCGCACACGAACGCGCAGTCCTCGCCGTACGTGCCATTGCTGCACCTGGTCTCACACCTCGGAACGGGGGGAGGGGGCGTCAGGGCCAACGGCCCCGAAGCCCACAGAGGCCAGTGCGGAGGGCGGCGGGGGGCTGCGTGTCTGGGGCGCACGCGCGTCGCTCACCGGTCGCCGATCCAGCCCGCGTTGCAGCGCGTGCACTTGCCGGTCACGTGGTTGCAGGCGTGCCCGTCGCGACACGGCGGGCACCGGCGGCCGCAGCCCTCGCCGTAGAAGCCGGCGGCGCATGGCTGGTCGCACTTGGTGCCGTTCCAGCCGGGCTCGCACGTCAGGCAGCGGCCCTCGGCCACGGTGCACGGCTGCTGGCCCTTGCACTGGCCGCATCTGGGGAAGGGGCGGGAGGCTAGGCGGGGCCCGGgcccctcacccccgccccctcGGCggcctgtccctccctcccctccccgggcGGGGCCCGCGCTTACCGGCGGCGGCAGCCCAGGCCGTAGAAGCCGGCGGGGCACGGCTCCCGGCAGTACTTGCCCCTGTAGCCGGGCTCGCACGCGCACGTGCCGTCCACCGGGTGGCAGCGCCCGCGGAAGCACTGGCAATAGCGCTCGCAGCGCGCGCCGAACGTGCGCTCCCGGCACTGGCAGCGGCCGCTCTGCTGCTCGCACGGCGACGTGTTGCAGGCGCACTGGTTGTTGCAGCTGCGGCCCCACCAGCCCGCGTGGCACAGGCACGCGCCCGTCTGCGGGTCGCAGCGCGACGTGGCGCTGCAGTAGCACGCGCTGGCGCACTGCGGGCCCCACCAGCCGGGCTCGCAGCGACACACGCCGCTCCGCGGGTGGCACGCGCCGTGCTGGCACTGGCACGCATGCTCGCAGCGTGCGCCCCAGCGCCGCGCGTGACAAGTACACTGGCCCGTCACGTCCTCGCACTGCCCGTGCGGGTGGCAGACGCACAGCTCCTTGCAGTCGGGACCCCAGAACTGGCGCGGGCACTCTGCAGGAGGAGTGGAGACGGGGGGCTGCCCAGGCGCTGGCGAGAGAGCCTGCTAGCTTCCCATCCGGCGCCCCGCCCCCGAACCTGGCCCCGCCCACTCAGCCCCGCCTCcagcccagcccccgccccctctGGGGCCCTGCCCCCACCGCCCCGCGCCCGCTGGGATCCGCGCTCACTGGTGTCGCAGTTGGCCCCGAAGTAGCCGTGGCGGCAGCGGCACTCGCCGGGTCGCACGCACACCTCGTTCTCCGAGCACGTGGAGTTGCCTTCGCACACAGCTGCGGACGAGACGGGCCGGGGTGTCCCCAGTCCAGCCGCCGCACTTGTCTCCTGCTCTCCGTGCCCACCCCCATCCCGGGCGCGATCCCAGATGACCCACTCACCGATCCCACACTCGTCCCCCTGCTGTCTCCAGCCGGCGCAGCACGTGAGCTCCTGGGAGCTGCAGGCAGAGAGACTGGCGCCTGAGTCTGAGCCCCTCGCGCAGGGAACTGCCCATCCTCCACCAGCAATCCCCACCCTGCCCtcgggaggtgggaggtggttaTCGGAGGCGCTGCTATAGGTTCGGGGGACTCGAGTAAGTCACAAGTTTCAGCCATCCagagcaaaccctgggaggtgGCAGAGCACAGACCACTTCCAAGAAATTCACAGTTCTCTCTCCTTGGGGGTCTTGCCTCTCCTGATCTGTGCCCTCTTCCCCCATCCACTAGGCCTGAGAAGAGGCCCCAGGCGTCGGAGGAGGGGCAGTGGTGAGGTAGGGGTGGAACAAAGgtctctgagcctccaggaacCGCTCCAGTGAGGCAGGCTAGGGCACCCCAGGATGGGGCAGAGTCTGGCCCGATGGGTGTCAAGGGTTCAGACCCAGACAGTGCCAGGACTGGCTGGGCTGGGCAGCACATCAGGATGCCCTGTTGGGGCTAAAACAGGCAGCCTCTGAGCGAGGTGGCCTCGGCAAGGGGTTTGCTCGGGGACGGGCAGGGGACACCCAGGGAGTCTGTTCAGGTGAGGAAAGTGCAAGAGAGGGCTGCAGAGCACCAGGGCGAGATTCGGGCTCGAGGAAGGCCACGCTGGAACGTCCTCTCTGTGCAGCTTCATGAAACCTCAATTTTATTTGGCTTTTCCAAGGTACAGTAGGAGGTAAGAACTTCCTAAGTGCCCATGTTGGGGTGGTGCAGCCTCCCGAGCCCTGGGCTGATGGGGTGGGCAGACACAGAGGTTCGGCAGCCCTGCCCAAGTGAAGCCATGGCCCCTGGCAAGGGTCATGAGGGTTGAGGTAGGGTGTGCCCATGCTGCAGGCAAAGGAGGTCGAGAAGGAAGCAGACTACAGGTCTTTGCGGTCGGTCTCAGATCCTAAAGGCACACGGCCTCCATCCAACCTCAGAGCACAGGAGGGAGGATGGGAACCCAGAACTGGCATGTgttggtgggggaggtgggaggagcctGATGGCCCTGGTGGGTAGGGTGTCAGGGAAAGGAAAGGCTGAGCCCCCCTTAGCAGGCCCCTCAGAAGATGCCCTCCGTGTTCCCAGCTTGCGATGATCACTAAACCCTGGGTCACCCCCTGCCTATTCTGCCAGCCTGAGCCCAGGACTCTGGATAGAGAGCCTCTGGAGCGGTCCTTCTGCAGGCGACCCCACCAGAATGGCCTGCTGGGATGGCCTGGGAATACTGCCTGCCTTCTGTCCCAGATGGCCTGGCTGCCTGGCTCTGTGACCAGCTTGGGAGCCTCGCCTTAGGGCCACAGGAAGGTGCACTGGGTGTCTGGGTCTGCcacttgctgtgtggccttgggcacagAACTTAATCTGACCGCCAGCCGCTGTGTCTGTACAAGGGGTCCGCACAGGTCTGGCAGGAGGATTAAGAGAGTGAGATGTCTCCAGCTTTtggcactaaaaaaaaaagttaccaccccccctccccaaaaaaaaagaagtcacccAGGAAATTTCCTGGTACCTCAgcctggtaaagaatttgcctgccatgcaggagaccccagctcaattcctgagtcaggaagatcccctgaaggagggcatagcaacccactctagtattcttgcccagagaatcccatggacagaggagcctggcaggctgcagtccgtgggctcgcaaagagttggagacacgactgagtgactaagcacagctcaAGAACTCACCCAAGGCTGCTATGTGCGCTTCAGCCCATGCTGAACAGGCCCCCGGAAGCTCCCCCAGCACGGCTGGCACCCAGGCCCCACCCAGCAGAGCTAAAAACCCCGCCCGCTGGCGGGACAGAGCCCAAGTAAGAGGAtgagcctgtggggcctctcctCCTGAGACAGGCGGCAGGAAAGGCTGGGATGGGCTGGCAGCCCAGTCGTCCCAGATCTAATGAAAGTGAGAGGTCGAGAAAGAGGGCCGGGGACGGGGCAGCTCCGACACTCAGGCGGGACCCTGCGTGTCAGTCCAGGCCCCCCAGCAAGCAGGCGGTGCCCCCACACGGAACACGGTCACTGCCGCTGGGGCTGTGCTGGTTTAGACCCTGATCCTGAACCCGCCCAAGCGCACTGCCCACTCACTGTGCCAGTGTCTgccctctcctctgcccccacACCCCCGGGACTCCACGGCAGCCAggctctcctcccgccccccaTGGGTACTCCCCCCACTGTGCCCCCTGCTCTGTCGACTCTGGCTCCCTCACGAGGCTCCCCGAGTCCCAGCGAGACAATGGCAATGCTTTGGGGGCCTCCTCCCCGCGAGCCCCCACCCCAAGTGGACTCTATCTCAGGGTAAGGCCTGCCTTTCCAGGCTGAGAGGCTGGTACTCCGCGCCCTCCCAGAGACGATGCACAGAGAAACACCCGGCCCGACCTTCCCAAGTGGACCCAGGATGGACAGGCCACgtgtcccctgccccctcccaccccggccACCTCATCCTGCCTGCTTCTCTCGCACCTTCTGCCCTCCTGCCCCGGGGTTTCTGGGGCCTCAGTCTTCTGGGGAGCGGGCAGAGCTCGGGTGGTCTCTCCTCCACCATCCCCGTCCCAGCCACCTGGGCCCCTTCCGCGCTTCCAACAGGCCCTCAGCACGCAGGGCCTGCCCCCAACACCGCCAGGCTCTGCTCCGGGCTCCTCTCCCCGGCCTCTCTCACTCATCACCTCCAGTTGGGTCTCCACGTTGAATACCTCCTCCCTAGCCCTTACCAGATGTCAGATGACTTGTGGAAAGtctcccccctacacacacacacacacacacacacacacacaggacagctGTACCCGGCACTGCCAGGCCCGCAAACAGAAAGCCTCTGGGGTTTTACTGACAGAGCTGCTACCCTCCGTggtcctcctgcctccaggcagagggaacagctagTGGAGCTTCGAAAGGCCCAGCCTTGGGAAGGTCACGGAAGAGATGGTCCAGaccctggggagggaggcggggcccCCAGTGGCAGTGGTTCCTGTTAACCAGCTCCATACAGAACTAGGATCAtgccccctcccttccctccacgAGGTGGGTGCCACCCCCAACACCATTTGTCAGGAGCAGGGCCCAGCCCGGAGAGCTTAAGCGATGTGCCCAGGCCACTCGGATGCGGAGGCCCCAGGATCTGAAACCCAGCCCAGGCTCCCAGCTACTGGAACAGGCGTCCGATGGGGAGGTCCCGGGC
Protein-coding regions in this window:
- the SCARF2 gene encoding scavenger receptor class F member 2 — its product is MEGAGPRGAGPARRRGAGGPSLLLLLLLLWLLPGPAAPQELSPRGRNVCRAPGSQELTCCAGWRQQGDECGIAVCEGNSTCSENEVCVRPGECRCRHGYFGANCDTKCPRQFWGPDCKELCVCHPHGQCEDVTGQCTCHARRWGARCEHACQCQHGACHPRSGVCRCEPGWWGPQCASACYCSATSRCDPQTGACLCHAGWWGRSCNNQCACNTSPCEQQSGRCQCRERTFGARCERYCQCFRGRCHPVDGTCACEPGYRGKYCREPCPAGFYGLGCRRRCGQCKGQQPCTVAEGRCLTCEPGWNGTKCDQPCAAGFYGEGCGRRCPPCRDGHACNHVTGKCTRCNAGWIGDRCETRCSNGTYGEDCAFVCADCGSGHCDFQSGRCLCSPGVHGPHCNLTCPPGLHGVDCAQACSCHEDSCDPVTGACRLETNQRKGVMGAGALLALLLGLLLSLLGCCCACRGKDPARGELSLGRKKAPQRLCGRFSRISMKLPRIPLRRQKLPKVVVAHHDLDNTLNCSFLEPPSGLEQPSPSWSSRASFSSFDTTDEGPVYCVPHEEAAAESRDSEVPAAAPVTTPAEEAAPLPASSDSERSACSGDGPGGALYARVARREARPARVQDEARGLSLSPSPERRKPPPPDPATKPKVSWIHGKHGAGAAAAARAPSPPPAGPGAAPSPSKRKRTPSDTSARPPGLAEEGPALAAPSPPRARARGRGPGLPEPTDAGGPPRSAPEAASMLAAELRDKTRSLGRAEGPPGMQGPREKPAPPQKAKRSVPPSSPARSPPAPEAPGPEKAAAGTPGSDTPRKKTPIQKPPRKKSRELAGEPGRAGAPTL